In one window of Prionailurus bengalensis isolate Pbe53 chromosome B3, Fcat_Pben_1.1_paternal_pri, whole genome shotgun sequence DNA:
- the LOC122468967 gene encoding granzyme B(G,H)-like, whose protein sequence is MQPLLLLLVFFLPSRAKAGEIIGGHEAKPHSRPYMAHLWIQNREVCSKCGGFLIQEKFVLTAAHCWGSSINVTLGAHNIKKQEKTQQIIPVRRAIPHPDYNPKNYSNDIMLLQLVKKAKLTAAVRPLGLPKGKDRVRPGQVCSVAGWGRVATGRYPDTLQEVELIMQEDQECKSRFPNYYNHKTQLCVGDPKEKKSSFQGDSGGPLLCNNVAQGIVSYGLKDRASPRVYTKVTSFLPWIKKTMRGLFLQEPDYLL, encoded by the exons GGGAGATCATCGGGGGACATGAGGCCAAGCCCCACTCCCGGCCCTACATGGCACATCTGTGGATCCAGAATAGGGAGGTGTGCAGTAAGTGTGGTGGGTTCCTGATACAAGAGAAGTTCGTGCTGACAGCCGCTCACTGCTGGGGAAG CTCCATCAACGTCACCCTGGGGGCCCACAACATCAAGAAGCAGGAGAAGACCCAGCAGATCATCCCCGTGAGAAGAGCCATCCCCCACCCAGACTATAATCCAAAGAACTACTCCAACGACATCATGTTACTGCAG CTGGTGAAAAAGGCCAAGCTGACTGCAGCTGTGAGGCCCCTGGGCCTGCCCAAAGGCAAGGACCGGGTGAGGCCGGGACAGGTGTGCAGTGTGGCCGGCTGGGGACGGGTGGCCACGGGAAGATACCCAGACACACTGCAGGAGGTAGAGCTGATCATGCAGGAGGATCAGGAGTGCAAATCCCGCTTCCCCAATTATTACAACCACAAAACTCAGCTCTGCGTGGGAGACCCAAAGGAAAAGAAGTCTTCCTTTCAG GGGGACTCTGGGGGCCCTCTCCTGTGTAACAATGTGGCTCAGGGCATCGTCTCCTATGGACTAAAAGATAGGGCATCTCCACGGGTCTACACTAAAGTCACAAGTTTCCTGCCCTGGATAAAGAAAACGATGAGAGGCCTCTTCCTGCAGGAACCAGACTATTTGCTCTGA